In Leucoraja erinacea ecotype New England chromosome 20, Leri_hhj_1, whole genome shotgun sequence, the DNA window acgggggagggagaagtgggggggggggggggggggggaaagaacggGAGGGGGTTTGTAAGTTACCTCAAattagataattcaatgttcataccgctgagttataacctacccaagcagaatgtgaagtgcagttccttcaatttgcgtgtggcctcactctgacaatggaggaagccctggacagaaaggtcagtgtgggaataggaggagGAGTTGGTAGCACCCAGGTGATCAAGTGGGCCTCGACGCTCGGTCTCACCAATTTATAGgaagccacattgggaacaccagatgcagtctctgcagttggaggaggtgcacgtgatcCTCTGTCTCACCTAGAGGGGTTGTTGGGgttcctggatggatgtgagggaggaggttgaGAGAcgtgtgttacatctcctgcggttgcaggggaacttGTGACCAGGCTGCAACCGATTGTCCCAGGCATACCTCAGCAAAACGTCCAGGGCATTGTTGTCTGAGGGAGATTGCCGTGCAGATTGTGGCTGCCTTATCTGCTGCATTAAAGCAGAGAAGACACTTCAGAAAGATTTAATTGCTGTGGAGCATTCTGAAAACCCTGGTGCAAATACAAGTATTCTGTAACAGTCTTTGTTATAGTTACCATCTGTATAGACAAACACCATTAAAAGGACTGGAACATTGAGAAGCCTTGTGGTAAATATTGTGTTAACACAAGAAATCatctgtattattattattagagcgTCACTTGGGATGAAAAGTATTGAGCAAATTGAGCTGTGTTACCAAAGGTTGCCTTGCCCTAACAATTGGTATAAAAGCAGCATTGATGGGGAATAACAACTCCAGTCTGACATTCACTTGTCAATGCTTTCTgatgatggtttagtttagtttagtttagtttagtttacatgtacaccacggaaacaggtcctgtggcccaccgagtccgcaccgactagcgatccccgcactttaactcTATACTAcacactcaagggacaattttacatctataccaagccaattttactacttaatgaagccaattatcttacaaacctgttcaactttggagtgtgggaggaaaccgcatcacccagagaaaactcacgtggtcacagggagaatattaaACATtctacgcagacagcacccgtagtcaggatcgaaaccaggtctctggcgctgtaaagaagaaactctaccgcagcaccactcaatcaatcaatcaatcaatcaatcaatcaatcaatcaatcaatcaatcaatcaatcaattaaatactttattgtcattcagaaatacaccaataaatgcaagtctgaatgaaatgttgttgCATCTGACTCcctgtgcaacataaaataacaaaaggataaaatagataaaaagataaaatagatgaaatgataaaatagataaaatagataatagttgctgcacattacatggaattcaagagtctgatggttcgggggaagaagctgttgcaaacctggccgttctgctccttatactgcgataccttttgcccgaaggcagcagagtgaacagtccatgatggagatgtatgGGGCCCTTTATAATaatgttggccttggacaagcaacgtttgcacccAATGTTCccgatggaaggaagagaagtcccgatgattttttcagccgtcctcaccactctctgcacggacttccagccggaggctttgcagtccccaaacccAGACAGAGACGcggctggtcaaaatgctctctatggtgcccctgtagaaagtgatgaggacgggatgggggaggtgagctcttctcatccggcgcagaaaATGCAACCGCTGCTGCGCCATCTTCACTAATGATgtgatgttttgtgaccaggtcagactgttcgtgatctgcacccccagtaacttagtgctactgaccaactccacgTCAATGTCATTGTACTGCACTTGTAAATTCCAGAGCAAATACAGCTTCATTTATCAAAGGATCAAATAGTCAGTGAGGCAATACTGTTGCCATAAATCTCTCCAGGAATGCGTTTACAACCTGTGCTTCAGGCATGGTTTCTATCACTGGAAAGATATGCACTGATCTTAGTGCACTCAGAACAAAACCCCAAGCGACCTCAGGGATGCCTAATGCTTTCCTGGCACTATCCAATGTCACACCACCCAACCGTAGCATCTACTCCATCAGTTGCCAACACCAGGATAGTTGAGGAAAGTTACAATTGATAAATTATTGTGTGAACAATCGAGTGTTCAAAGGAAGCACTTATTTGGAGAGAGCATGACGCAAATCCAAACATTAATTTGTGtttgatggaactgcagatgctggtttataccgaagatagactcagaaTGCTGGGGTAGctctgtgggccaggcagcatctgtggagagaaggaacgggtgacgttttgggtgggaaactcttcttcagacatgaaactGATGGATAATAACTGCATTCTCCTATACTGACAGCGTAGCAAATTTGTGTTGCACTGGGAGATGTGCCAgcccagcatttattgcctataTCCAATCATCCTTGGCCTGCTTCTCGAACCAATGTAGTTCTACAAGTGCACGTTTAATATATTTGGGTAGCGCGTTCTAGGCTTTCGATTCAATCGATCTGAACAAACGGTAATGTACTTGCAAGCCTGGATGATGTGCGACTTGGAGGAGAAAATGCCAGTGTGTTCGTTCACCTGGTGCCATTGTCCTTCTTGATGGAAGAGATCAGAGATCTGGAGGTGCTTCCAGGGTAGCCTCAGTGACTGATTGTTGTGCATGTTGTAGTTTTTGTCACCATGTGCCAGCACACAGCCCTGGACCAACTTCAGAAATATCTATCTCAGATCTGACGTATAATCTTGGAGTGGGATTTTTGAATCAGAAGGTTAGATCTTATTTACAGCCAAAGGTTATTTCACCGTGCAATAATTAATAGCAAATTTGAACCAAACAAATACATTTCATTATTTATTAAGTGTATTCAAAGATATACTCCTGGAGAACATACATTTTCCTTCAGAATAGAGGACAAAGTACTAACGTGATAATTAATATCAATCAATGTAACAGCAACCGCACGGTGTATATTCCTTCACGCTAGAGCAGCCAATATGACAATGTATACATATTTTATGCTTCAGTAACGTGTGCCTACCCTATTGATTTGAATATTCAAGTCAAGGGCACAGCTGTAATTGGCTTTTGGGTCACTTTATATCAAAAGTGGGCCGAGTCCTTGTACAGACCCTTTGTCAAGTTATTCAGGTTTAGAGGCCTATTGTcattcaatgggacaggcaactTGTGTGAAGGGAAAGGACATTCtttccttcatagatgctgcctgaccattagGTTCGTCCAGTAGTTTGGGGTagagacattgttggccaatggccatgttcttgtgctgcattgttctatgtttaaTGCTCAATGTTTGAATGCAGATCCAACTTATctaacatggaagatagacacaaaattctggagtaactcagcgggtcaggcagcatctctggcaaaaaaggaataggtgatgttttggttcgaaacccttcttcggactgagtgaaactagaggtgtgataagattcagaacaaatcagagttgacaccatgtaaaggagtctagtctgacacactgtaacctttactagagtctttaatatagcacatggcacacatgtcccagtactggctgcacccagccttcaggtgtaccaggacaaaatgggaggaggaggagggaggagatcatagttatactgatatgagagggcgtgttaatggtgatgaggtagctacattataggttgcatgcataaaccatctacagcacCAATAACCAAAAAATGGTGGAGCTCactatggtccattgttggctgtgggaaatGTGATAACGATGGGATACTTGGATGCAAATGGTGTAAAAATGAAGTGGTCATTAtctaacatggacaagttggtgcATGATGGCCTTTATTCTCCATGTTTACCAACCATCAGGAACCTAGCCCCTAATGTCTCTTTTGCTAATGTTTCTTGTTTGGAACCTGAACTCAAATTTTCGCACAGGGTATAAATTAATCTACTGAAAAAATGACTAATTTGGAGAAATAAATGTTCTGAATAGATCATTTCCTTCTGTGGTATATTTCATGAGGCACTTGGGAGCATTTCATAAAATGCTAAGGCATTAATCATTCCTCAAGCCTTCTTGCCAGATTGCTATCAGTGTGATTTATCACTCCTAATTTCCATAGGGCTACACAGATGTTCCTTAAATAATTGTTGTTCCGATATTTACTACTCTTCAATCGAATCCCAGTGTTAAATTGGAAGAGGGTAAATTGTCACGTTGTTTATTGTAAAAGATGTTTTGAGATTGGAAATTGGAAAGGACGGCATTGAAAATAATTCTCCCGACCACATCCCAACCAAGCAATACTGAATCCCCATGTTCTCATCCCACTGACTTCTCAATTGTTCCTTACATTATCCTCACAGTCTTTCCGTTTCCTGGGCTAAAATGGCAGATGTTCTAAGACAAAGGCAGATCTAATTTTACCTGGGTTCATAGAGAagttgtttagattagtttagtttagtttagtttagcttttcataagttctaggggcagaattagtccatttggcccatcaagtttatttcgccattcaatcatgtctgccctatctttccctctcaaccccattctcctcccttctccccataacactgacacccgtactaatcaagaatctatcaatatctgccttaaaaatatccattgacttgatctcCATTAAACCTATTGTTCTTGCTTTCTCGCATAAACTCTCTACTCCTAGTTTGAATGTTTTGATTAACAAAGGCAAGCATCTCCTTTGCCCTTTTAACCTTTTATTATCTCTCCTGCCATCATCTTTAAGGATCTGTGGACATGTACTCCAAGGTCCCTCTGTGTCTCCAGACTATCAAATATTCTATTTATTGTAGAATCCTTATTGTATAATTTATTGTATAATGTTACATCACATCTCTCTGGattaaatttcatttgccattttTGTGCTTTGACTAATATATGAAATTCTCCTCCTGCAGTTTAACCTCTTCCTTACCCTGATCCTCTGCCTCCACACAGTCCTTCTCATTCCTAAGTTCTCCTCTTAGGTGCCAGTAAAACTATTTTGGATTTCCTCACATTTTAATGACCAGTGTTTGCTCAGACTTTTGCTTTCCTAGTTTGCCCTTTCTTTTAATTTCACACTACGTGTCTCTGCTCCTCCACATTTCTGCTATATTAAACACTCACTGTCTGACATAAGCTGTCCTTTCTTGCCTTTCCTAAGTCCATTCACCTAATCATCTTTATAGTTCcacatttcaagattcaagatacatttaattgtcacatgtgccagatggcacagtgaaatggaattcccatacagccatacaataaaaataaagaacacaacacactatagaatttaacataaaacatcctcacacaccagaatcaaagttccccactgtgtgggaaggcaccaaagtcagtctcttcctccactgttccccgtggtcagggcctccccaagccctccgcagttgcagctacgggcggcccgatgtccaggaccgctcgccggggtgatacaagtccgacgtcggggctgcgggacgtcctcagcagcgtggacaccagagtcggccccctcctaccggagtttgcggcttccaaagtccgcaggccgcgccgggtggagactgctgctgtaggccctctgcaaatcccaggactccacgatgttgttcagcaccgcccgcgttggaagctctccgcaccagagctccacgatgttggagcaacgacccaacgctccggagctccaaacggcgacccaggtaggcatcgcccgctccgcggtgactccagcgctgcgccgccgctgtagcagccccggtcTGGTTcccagtccccggcaggaaaggccgcaacgatccagctggtaggccgcgaggtggggggcgaggacgcgactcggagaaatagtcgcgtccccgccaggaagagactgggagacggtttcccccttaccctgcccccctccccccaatagaaaagtaaaagttccccccccaaaacagactttggactaactgaaaataTAAAAAagatgacagacaggctgtaggtagaggctgctgccagtgcagcgccccctagagCGCCCCTAGAGGATTCcacaaggaatcaagggatatggggaaaaagcaggaacggggtactgattttacttcgtgaagaaccccgcctacggcgcatgcgtgtcatatcgcatacacgcattcaacGTGTCggacctggggaggacgtccccttgaacGGGAGAGTTAAAAAGCCGGTCGACGGCAGGTAAGTGATTCTGCATTTTCACCGTTTTTTTAGGAATGGATAGAGGACGCAGAAAGGCTGTGAAGAAGCTGCAGGATGTCGGCGGTAAAGGTGCCggagacccgcagcagcagccgacggcacaggCAGTTTCCATTGAGACAGCTGTGCCAGATTCAAACCCCGCGCCGGGAAAAACTAATtctagaccgggcgggaaggcgAAACGCAAAACGAACCGCTGTGAAATTGAGCCCGAAAAATCGCCGGTAAATACTTACTTGTATAGCAGTGATGATGACCAGCTGCAgggcatggagcagccagcagcgaccgcatctgcagagctcggaaaacagtacgagtggctgcagcatgtgggGCCGTCATCAATATGTACGGAGGAGTACCGGGACGGCGAAAAACGGCATTTGCAGCGGCCGGGAGCAACCAGAGCCGGTAGGCATGGCGACGAGTTGCGATttaaaccgcgtgcgactagtgcccgagggcacgaaagtcggcaggagcggtggGCTAAAAAGAAACACCCGCGAGCGACTAGTGCGGGAGAGCacgaaagtcggctggagcggttgtggGAGGAACATCTCCATAGTGTCAGGCTCCAGAAAATGGATAAAAGCCGCACACATacaggtgtaagtccctcagagCATGGCCAGAAAAGGCTGCTGGACATATCATCCTCATCTGAAGAGGGTGTTCAAGGGCTGCCTGACTCAGACTCTGAACAAGAGTCAGAGCCACGTTCCCATATGGAGGATGAGGGAAcacagttgctggacatggtgggcacaTATTTCCAGCAAGAAGAAACTGGAAAAGacctagaggccaggatggcggccagcattgatTATATGACGACCCATCACCTCAAAACTGATACCTTAGCTGAGGTATGggcaagacatttacctccgCGAAATTGTGCGGCTCTGAATGTACCCAAGGTGAACCGAAGCATTTGGAGACACGTGGGGCAGGATATTCGGAGTCTGGATATAAAAATACAGAATGCTAGTAAAGGACTCTCGGCGggtataacagctttggcccgtacGCTGGAAAATGTGGATATGTCCAATGACATGAAAGACGCTTTAGCACTGTTTTGCAATGTTCAATTTGAACTGAACAACATCAGGAAAGGGGCTATTCAGCCAGCGTTAGACCCAAAATTTGCAATCCTGTGCAAACAGAAAGCCATAAAACCTCAAAATTTGTTGTTTGGGGGTGACCTATCAAAACAGGTCAAAGATTTGGAGGAAGAGGCCAAAACTTTGGGCCTAATAAAAGCGACCAAAGGATATGTCGGAAAACGGTATCATCCTTATGGGACGACTAAAAAAGCAAGTACTAGTATGTATAGTACGaaaaattggagagaggccagaggaaACCAGcaacagcgtccttttttaggggttGGCCCGGGACGCCCACAATGGAAAATGCGGAAGCCTCCACTTCAACATTTACCCCACtttcaacctcaaggccctccgcaACCTCGGTTAAGACCAAGAAAGTaacaccaccgataaccatggaggtaggtgggtctgtgcctcaaaaattaataaggagcacagaacttggagggaggttgcaatttcatttggaagcatggtgtaagttCACTGTGGATaggtatatccttagcagtattaagggatatcttatagagtttatacacatacaagaacctccagtacaacatacaccggacagaacttATATGCTTACCAAATTAGACAGAGCTAAAGCAAAAATTGAAATACAAAGGTTGTTCACGAAAGGAGTAattgaaaaaaccaaacatgaacaacaggaatttgtctcaaatatattcattagacataagaaagatgggggttgccggataattattgatttatcaacactTAATAAGTTTGTACAATAtgctcattttaaaatggatacttttagtacTGCTACAGAGCTAGTGtcggcaggctactttatggcaagtattgatctgcaagatgcttactatacggtacCCATCAGAGACGAACACAgacggtttttgaaatttaattggatgggtcagctttggcaatacaaggcgctaccaaacgggctaacgtcagcccctagattattcacaaaaattcttaaaccagctttggcatttctTAGACAACAAAACTATAGAgtgatggcatatttggatgatatcttgattgtggggaaaacttatgaattggctagTAGAGCAGTGGTTGCCACAAGACAATTGatggaacagctgggattcattatccatccaattaagtcaagatTAACACCTGCAACtaatattgattacttggggttcactattaacacacttgatatgttagtgactttaccTATAGGGAAAGCCACTGAGTTCcaaaaggattgcacagagcttattaataccgttaaaccatccattagacgggtagccaggattattgggaaaattatagccacgtttcctgccattcaatttggacgattgcattaccaaaatttacagagagaaaaaattagagcactaaaaattaatagaggccattttgataggcctatGGAGCTAACAATAAGAGCTATaaaagaactacaatggtgggaacaaaatgttatatatagctccaacccaatagttattccaaacccatctgtggtattacaaacagatgccagtgcactgGGTTGGGGAGcaacggataccatctcgagctctggagggagatggaatatacaggaAACTAACCTACTTACCACaaagggtataaattacttagaaatgttgagtgctttttatggtttaaaatcttattgctcgggAATGATTaatcagcatgttagattgcagatagacaataccacggtggtggcatatataaatcatatgggtggaaatatatcaatatcctgtgatgaattggcaaaccaTATTTgggaatggtgtatccaaaggaatatttggttatcggctacgtatctacgaaaatacttaattcagtggcagacgccaggtcacgaaaatttaatgaaaatacggaatggatgttagacagaaAGATATTTGCTGATATCACAGCAAAGTACGGAaggccggatattgatctttttgcatccaggttaaatcatcagttaccaaggtatatatcatgggaaccagatcctgaggcagaagctacagatgcattctctttgcactgggggaaatggttcatttatgcatttcctcctttctgcctcatcaatcgggtactacggaaaattcagctagactcggcatctgggattctcatagtacctgattggcctacccaaccatggttctcggtgctgCAGGATTTGGTGCTTACACCATATATTACTTTAAAACATAGTcctcagttgctggtgcatccggtgaCTGGGGACAGCCATCCTTGCCATAATTATCTCAATTTATTGGTTTGTAGACTCTGAAGGAACCTTTTCGGCATATGGGTTTATCTGATAggactgtggacatgatcacagcagcacagagaCTTTCCACTCAAAAACAATATTTATGTCATATCAAGAAATGGACTAAATACTGCCTGGACAATAATCTAGACCACAGAAAGGTGGATATTCCAGCTGTCCTAGAATTCCTCACAAGCCTGCACTTTGAAGGACTCAGTTACAGCACGGTCAATAGTGCTAGGAGTGCCTTGTCCAGTTATTTATGggaaggcacagaaagacagggtgtgggctcacatcctctagtaatAAAACTGCtacgaggcatctttaacactaacccaccaagggctagatatagccaaatctgggatgtgagcgTAGTCCTAAAAATGTTACGGAATTGGTCACCGGCTACGGCATTACCGCTAAACTATCTAACTATGAAAATGGTTATGCttatggcgctggtcacagcgcaaagggtccagtcattacagaAGTTAAGATTGGATAACTTGACGGAGGCGACAGGAAGGTTGATTTTCGTGATCCAGGgccttattaagcaaaatagaccaggatcagcgggtcaggtgatagagttcatagcctatccGCAGGATGAACGCCTCTGTGTAGTAAAACACATCATGTTATATATGGACAGAAcgaaggctatcagaggcaatgaaaaggctcttttaattagccataagaagccgtaccataaagtctcgactcagaccatttcacggtggctgagaTATTGCTTAGttcaggcaggagtggacactaatgtattcaaatctcactccaccagggctgcatctacatcagcagctaatcgcctggaggtaccgatggacaaaatcctcagaactgcaggatggtcatcagagaaaacgtttcgcacatattacaacaaaccagttagaAAAGAAGAAACGTTTTCGGGCAAAATTTTGAGTTCTATTTAATTTACACCTGAAGCTTATAAGGTTTAtaaattgatttaataaatattatttacaattttgcttaaaatgttggtatgattgtattttttaaaataccagtaacaatttctcccaaactaccaaggcagttgtgaagattggagtcgttccacggcatgaggtcacagagctttgaagtcttcacgaagtcactcacgtgactccgaagtaaaatagtaagattaaacgagaacttaccagtttgaagtttgatctttattttatgaggaggaacgttgagggaatacgtgccctccgctcccacccttatatggtcatatcttaaactggtatctctttaataatcttactatcttaggtcattattttgtatctgtgacctcacaccgctgctttgaagaatgacacgcatgcgccgtaggcggggttcttcacgtattccctcaacgttcctcctcataaaataaagatcaaacttcaaactggtaagttctcgtttaatcttactattttagatgatcagccatgatcatattgaatggcggtgctggctcgaagggctgaaaggctgactcctgca includes these proteins:
- the LOC129707038 gene encoding uncharacterized protein LOC129707038, with product MDRGRRKAVKKLQDVGGKGAGDPQQQPTAQAVSIETAVPDSNPAPGKTNSRPGGKAKRKTNRCEIEPEKSPVNTYLYSSDDDQLQGMEQPAATASAELGKQYEWLQHVGPSSICTEEYRDGEKRHLQRPGATRAGRHGDELRFKPRATSARGHESRQERWAKKKHPRATSAGEHESRLERLWEEHLHSVRLQKMDKSRTHTGVSPSEHGQKRLLDISSSSEEGVQGLPDSDSEQESEPRSHMEDEGTQLLDMVGTYFQQEETGKDLEARMAASIDYMTTHHLKTDTLAEVWARHLPPRNCAALNVPKVNRSIWRHVGQDIRSLDIKIQNASKGLSAGITALARTLENVDMSNDMKDALALFCNVQFELNNIRKGAIQPALDPKFAILCKQKAIKPQNLLFGGDLSKQVKDLEEEAKTLGLIKATKGYVGKRYHPYGTTKKASTSMYSTKNWREARGNQQQRPFLGVGPGRPQWKMRKPPLQHLPHFQPQGPPQPRLRPRK